Proteins from a genomic interval of Oncorhynchus clarkii lewisi isolate Uvic-CL-2024 chromosome 13, UVic_Ocla_1.0, whole genome shotgun sequence:
- the LOC139364782 gene encoding protein LSM12 homolog A-like, with protein MAAPGPGEYFSVGSHVSCLTCLGQQLQGEVVAFDYQSKMLTLKCAPSSGKANVSDVVLINLAYVSEVDIINDRTETPPPLASLNVSKLANRARSEKEDKLSQAYAISAGVSVEGQQLFQTIHKTIKDCKWQEKNIMVMDDVVISPPYQVENCKGKEGSALSHVRKIVEKHFRDVESQKSVQRPQAQQTQKDSTLSS; from the exons ATGGCGGCTCCTGGACCGGGGGAGTATTTCAGTGTCGGCAGCCATGTCTCCTGCCTCACCTGCTTGGGGCAGCAATTGCAAGGAGAGGTCGTTGCCTTTGACTATCAGTCCAAGATGTTGACTTTGA AATGCGCCCCCTCCAGTGGAAAGGCAAACGTCAGCGACGTGGTTCTGATTAACTTAGCCTACGTGTCTGAGGTGGACATTATTAATGACCGCACTGAAACTCCTCCTCCACTAGCATCTCTGAATGTCAGCAAG CTTGCCAACAGAGCACGGTCGGAAAAGGAAGACAAGTTATCCCAAGCATATGCAATTAGTGCTGGAGTCTCTGTGGAGGGCCAACAGCTATTCCAGACTATACATAAAAC caTCAAAGACTGCAAATGGCAGGAGAAGAACATCATGGTGATGGACGACGTGGTCATATCCCCACCTTACCAGGTGGAGAACTGCAAAGGCAAAGAGGGTAGTGCTTTAAGTCACGTACGCAAAATA GTGGAGAAACATTTTAGAGATGTGGAGAGCCAGAAGTCAGTGCAACGGCCACAAGCACAGCAAACACAGAAAGACTCCACTTTATCATCTTGA
- the LOC139423963 gene encoding phospholipase A2 inhibitor beta-like, which produces MLFPALLLLALSSVLSSKECPHDCLCYEHSDLVDCRARGFLQVPHGLSHGTWLLDLGGNLLMEVRSRAFAGLWSLRVLVLSDSGIQLLQPEAFYSLSFLEKLDMSRNKLRRLPLDFSHSLSSVRELRLDHNTLEWLEVSSLEHLESLEKLDLSHNHITFLQPGAFRGLSRLRHLYLHANQLGAVRHGSLSMLPVLEALQLGQNNITHIDTEALAPLHSLTLLGLEGNQLQHLKFKTFLSLHTAGTHLQLAGNPWNCDCDLHRVFSKLLSVRHLHVDDYHNVTCHEPLQLAGASLAWVDNQLCMAETATVLVITVTVLVTVLAAVVMAEHTRKKNQHGGKSWDAESQTQER; this is translated from the exons ATGTTATTTCCTGCTCTGCTGCTGCTGGCGCTGTCTTCGGTGTTAAGTTCAAAAGAGTGCCCTCACGACTGCCTCTGCTACGAACACTCGGATTTGGTGGACTGCCGAGCGCGCGGGTTCCTCCAAGTGCCCCATGGCCTGTCCCATGGCACCTGGCTGCTGGACCTGGGTGGCAACTTGCTGATGGAAGTGCGTAGCCGTGCCTTTGCCGGACTTTGGTCACTGCGGGTCCTGGTGCTGTCTGACAGTGGAATCCAGCTGCTGCAGCCCGAG gcctTCTACTCCCTCTCCTTTCTGGAGAAGCTGGACATGAGCCGTAACAAACTGCGCCGGCTGCCGTTGGACTTCTCCCACAGTCTGTCCTCGGTCCGGGAGCTCCGGCTGGACCACAACACCCTTGAGTGGCTAGAAGTCTCCAGCCTGGAGCACCTGGAGAGCCTGGAGAAGCTGGACCTCAGCCACAACCACATCACCTTCCTGCAGCCAGGAGCCTTCCGGGGCCTGTCTCGCCTACGCCACCTCTACCTCCATGCCAACCAGCTGGGAGCTGTGCGCCATGGTTCCCTGTCCATGCTGCCCGTCCTGGAGGCCCTGCAGCTGGGCCAGAACAACATCACTCACATCGACACGGAGGCTCTGGCTCCCCTGCACAGTCTCACCCTTCTGGGCCTGGAGGGAAACCAGCTGCAGCACCTTAAGTTCAAGACCTTCCTGAGCCTCCACACGGCCGGCACCCACCTGCAGCTAGCTGGCAACCCGTGGAACTGCGACTGCGACCTGCACCGGGTCTTCAGCAAGCTGCTGAGTGTGCGCCACCTTCACGTTGACGACTACCACAACGTGACGTGCCACGAGCCTCTGCAGCTGGCGGGCGCCTCGCTGGCGTGGGTGGACAATCAGTTGTGCATGGCAGAGACGGCCACCGTGCTGGTCATCACCGTAACGGTGCTGGTGACCGTGT